The genomic DNA GACTCGCCCTTTCGTTATGGAATTTATGAAGCAAATGGGTCAGACTAACAGGCGAGTTTTAGCCACTGACGAATGGCTTCGCGTTGAAGGGTCAGATAGCATATATGCTGTAGGAGACTGTGCCACCATAAATCAGCGGAAAGTCATGGTACGAAAAAATGGACTTGCTCAAAGCTGTACCTTAAATGAACTACATTAACGCTAGTTGAATCTTTTCTTAAACAGGAAGACATTGCAGTGATTTTCGACAAGGCGGACAAATCCAAGAGTGGGAAGCTGAACATCACCGATGCAAAAGAAGTTGTTACGGACATATGTGAAAGGTATCCACAGGTGGAGTTATAcctgaagaagaaaaaaatgaaaaatattgtcGATCTGCTCAAGAACgcacaaggagatggaaggaAGCACTTGGATATCGAAGTGTTCAAATCGGCTCTCGGTGAAGTCGACTCTCAGATGAAGAATCTCCCAGCTACAGCTCAAGTGTTATCTCACTCTTATCCCGTCCCTCACTATTCCATTGACTCTCGACTTTGCCATGGACGGGTGCTAAGGTCCGTTGCATTATTGGAATAATGCAGGTAGCTGCTCAACAAGGTCAATATCTTGCAGACTGTTTCAATCGCATGGAGGAGTGTGAGAAGAATCCTGAAGGCCCTCTCAGGTTCCGAGGATCGGGCCGTCACCGATTTCATCCATTTAGGTACGAGCTGATGCTCTCTAGACTTAATCATGCTTAGTTGTATCCTGAAATTTCTCCTGGCGTTTGAAGTTCGGTCAATCTTATATGCTTAAATACAGGTACAAGCATTTTGGACAATTCGCTCCACTTGGAGGAGAACAAGCTGCAGCTCAGCTTCCCGGAGACTGGGTTTCGATTGGCCGTAGCACCCAGTGGCTCTGGTATTCAGTGTATGCAAGGTAAAAATATTTGGACGATAAGGTTGAAGTTAATGAAGTTTTTGTTTACTGATTTCTTCTCTGGACTTACAAGGCCATCCTCCGAGGATCTAAATCCGCTGCTCTTTTCTGATCTTCTGCAGTAAGCAAGTGAGCTGGCGCACGAGATTTCTAGTGGTCACTGACTGGGGAAAACGGTTCATATTTGGCAGGGACTCGAGCGGAATCTGAGAGCTCGATATAGTTACGAgtcactggacattggaatgTTCACAACCGGAAAATTCTTGTTCTAGTTTTGAATTTCATGCTTTTTTCTGCAAGTGTTCTTGGTATTGTACAAGCAGGATTACGTACCTATAGCAAGTTTTCGTACGTGGCAACTGTTGTTTTAAATGCCATTTGGTCCTCCTGCAAATTTTGTGCTCCTAAAGACAGGATTATGAATTGAGCATTACCTGtccattctctctcctcttctcctGAAAGTTTAGATACTTCAATCAGACAAAGTTGGAGCTTCTTCTGATCaaagaatttgaatccaagtgtGAATCGGATAGCGGCAGATCCTTTCCTAGAACAATTCGACCCAAAATTACAGTACTCAATACATAATGaagcatatgaaaagagatcaTGGACGAAATATCATAAATCATTTTGGTGAATAATACGTATCTTTGCATGTCTTTAGCCACAACGCCGGGGATCAACTGGATCGCGTGTTGCAAATCCACGGACCGCAAATGAAGAGGTATTCGAcccctaaatttttttttcacgggATGAACCTGCCAATTGCCTACTTGGATAAAAATCGATATTGTTGCCAACTAAGCCGATCTCGATTTTCCAGGGCGGTCCGGTTTAAACACTCACTCGGTGGTTGTTCTGTTGGACCGGGTCGGACAGGCAAGCGGGTCCGACAACCGTGCCCGGTCAGGAAAAGGTCGACCGCTAAACGACGAAAGTTGACGGGTCCCGACTATTCACCGGAAACGGGGcacctgttcttcttcttcttccgaAGGCGATTGTCACCTGACCTGCTGCATAAACATGGAGGAAAAGATGTTCGTCGATTGAGTTCATTCGAATCACTGCTATTTCATAATCTTTGGAAAAATCAAATCTTGTTGAAGTTCTTGGGAGATCATTACAGCAAGAAAGAAGGGTACCTTCGCAGCAGGGCAGAACTTTTCTCCCGAGCTCGGGGATGGACTCTTCAAGGCAAGTCTTCACGGTCGATCTCCTCGAGAGATACGCCGCGAAGGGCCGCGGGGTTATAACCTGCATGGCCGCAGGGAACGACGTGATCGTGATCGGTACCAGTAAGGGGTGGGTCATCAGGCACGATTTTGGAGTCGGCGACTCTTACGGTAATATTAACTGAAATTGAGCTGGTGCGAGTCTGATGCTGTGTCATGGAGCTCACCGAGAATCTTGTTTGCAGATTTTGATCTGACCGTCGGTCGAACTGGGGAGCATTCCGTCCACCAGGTCTTTGTTGATCCCGGGGGCAGCCATTGTATCGCCACTGTGACGGGCAATGGAGGCTCTGAAACTTACTACATTCATGCCAAGTGGAGCAAGCCTCGGGTCCTGAGCAAATTAAAGGGCCTTGTTGTGAATGCAGTTGCTTGGAACAGACAGCAGATTACAGAAGGtaatttcttctctctttttctgaATCGAGCAGAGGAAGAATGATTCCTTGGAGATTGTGATTGTGCCTCAATGCTGAATTCATTCTATCCTGAACAACACAAGCTTTAGCCGCTGTGGTGCCTGGTTAGTCATATAGTTTTAGAAGTTAGAACAGATCAAATTGTGTCGATTTGGTGCGACCTTTTCAGTGTTAGCGTCTGCTTACCGGGGCACATGAAATGGATGCTTGTTTGAGGCGCAATTCCAGAGTCGTTCTCGTGTTAGCAACTTGCGGCTTTGATCTGATTAAATGAGCTTCATGCCAGTTGTAAATAAGTGATCTTGATGTAACCCTTATGTATTTAGATATCTGCATCACAAATCATATGTTGTTTATATGTTACTTGTTCATGCTGAGAATTTTTGACATTCTCCCACTGCCAAATATTACCAGCTTGCTTGTTCTCATGGTTAATCTAGATTATCTGATTATGAAACTTCTGCAAGTGCAGTTTCTACCAAGGAAGTGATTCTTGGCACAGACAATGGCCAGCTTTATGAAATGGCTGTGGATGAAAAGGACAAGAGAGAGAAATACATAAAATTTCTGTTTGAGCTTACAGAACTTCCTGAAGCTTTTATGGGGCTGCAGGtatctttttcttccattttgtAGGAAATTCTTGATATTAGATCCCCTTCTATATATCAGTCTGTAATTTTCCATATGAAATTTAATCTGATAGAGGAAGGTTGATTATACAAAATCGTATAATTCATCCAAAAATTACATTTCTCATTGATGAAGTTGaaacttttctttctttcttgtttTATAATTGgtgttctcttcccttctcAATGAATTATTCTGTACCATGCACAAGTTAGGTAGGTCCTTCATGGCGTCTTTTCTGTTTGTTGTCCAGGTGGAAACAGCTAGTGTAGCCACTGGAACTAGATATTATCTGATGGCTGTGACTCCAACACGACTCTATTCTTTCACTGGGATCGGGTCTCCAGAAGTAAGTTTGGCTTCATTATGGTCTTTATAGAAGGTCACAGAACTTGATATCATGGCCACTTTTCTGTGTTTCAGGCTGTATTTGCTAGATATCTAGATCGTGCAGTGCATTTCATGGAGCTTCCAGGTGAAATACCAAGGAGGCAagtcttcatttttttcctgCTCTAGATACTTCCCACCTTGTCCACCTCAAATTGACCAAAATGTGCAGATAATAATTTAATCTGCACTGTAATACCTTCCTGATAgatatcttttattttgtgtCTCTTATAGTGAACTACATTTCTTCATCAAGCAAAGAAGAGCTGTTCATTTTGCTTGGCTTTCTGGAGCGGGGATCTATCATGGTGGTTTGAATTTTGGAGCAACACACAGGTAAAATTGCTGTGTTTTTTAATCTTCTTTGAGGCCGAACTTGGTCCGGTTGGACTTCTGCGTTTATTCAGTTGGCTTTTCCTTTAGCAGTAATGTATCTTGCCGAAAGCCTGAATTTTGGCTGACATACTTTCAGTGTCTCTTGCATAGTTCCCCTGAGGGAGATGAAAACTTTGTGGAGAACAAGGCACTCTTGAGTTATTCAAAACTTTCTGAAGGTTCTGAGACACTTAAACCCAGTTCTTTATCAGTGTCAGAATTTCACTTTTTGCTACTTCTGGGGAACAAGGTCAAGGTGCGTACATTCCAAGTCTGATTGGAATTTTCCCTTGTTATAGACgattcttttgctttttctctTCTTGTGATATTGAGGGAAAGATGAGAAACTTGAAGCTGTGTCAATTTGGATGCATATTGTAGGATCTAAGAGAAATTTCTTCTGTCTCGCCTatagtgtttcaattcaaaatttaCTTCAATTATATGTCACATTCTACACATATTGCAGGTTGTAAATAGAATCAGTGAGCAAATCATCGAGGAGCTTCAATTTGATCTGACTCCGGAGTCAGTTTCCAGAGGGATCATTGGTTTATGTAGTGATGCCTCTGCTGGTTTGTTTTATGCATATGATCAAAACTCTATATTTCAGGTCGGTTTTTGTAAGAGTAACTTAACCTAATAATCCTCAATATTGACTTCACCTGCTGATGTTTTTCCTCTTTGGaatttttgaatatatattccaGGTTTCAGTTAATGATGAAGGCCGAGATATGTGGAAGGTCTACCTGGACATGAAGGATTACGCTGCTGCTTTAGCAAATTGTCGCGACCCACTTCAGAGAGATCAAGTCTATCTAGTTCAGGTCCGTTGATCTTTCTCCAGTTTatacaaattttcttttaaattatagattataaaatgaaaaatatttttgcttTTCAAAGTGTGACTATAACTTTAAACTCTATTCCACAGGCTGAAGCTGCTTTTGCCAGCAGGGAGTTTCTCAGAGCAGCATCTTTCTATGCAAAAGTAAGTTCTCAAAGCTGTAGCACTAGTGTAGGATGTagttggaattttttttttttatgcttttACTTTGGTTTATTCTAGTAAAGTGCCCTTTCACGGCAACAGTTATCATGCTGACAGCTGGTCTTTTGCAGATAAACTACGTATTATCATTTGAGGAGATCACACTGAAGTTTATTAGTGTGAGCGAGCAGGTTGTATGTATTAAGATTCAGAATGATTTAAGTGTATCTTTAGTTATGCTGCTCTGCATGTCTTGGAACTTTTTTTTCAGGTCAGATTTTTGTTTCACAGGATGCTTTAAGAACTTTTTTGCTGAGGAAGCTTGACAATCTTACAAAGGATGACAAATGCCAAATTACGATGATTTCCACTTGGGCTACTGAACTTTATTTGGACAAGGTTTCCCTTCTCTATCTGATACAGTCATTTCACCTTATTGCCTGTCTTACCTTTTATGACATTATGGCCTTTTGATTTGGATGTCGTTTTAAGGTGCTGTGatgataaattttgaatttttggatttttaacTTTCAGATTAACAGGTTACTCTTAGAGGATGACACTGCTCTAGAAAACCGTAATTCAGACTACCATTCAATTATTAGAGAATTCCGTGCCTTTCTGAGTGACTGCAAGGATGTATTGGATGAAGCAACTACAATGAAACTACTAGAGAGGTAATATTTGATATAACTGTGCAGAAAGTTATTTCTTGGAATAATCGagacaaaattgagaaaataagtGGATCATAGGTCAATACTCTCCATTTATAATTTGCTTCGTCTTTTATATCTCTCTGTGGAAGTGATTAACACATATCCTGTTGCtcttttatttcagttatgGCAGAGTGGAAGAACTGGTTTATTTTGCCAGTCTGAAGGAGCAGTATGACATTGTAGTTCATCACTATATCCAGGTTTGTTGCAGATTCCACTTTTGGGGAAGGCCTAAGTCTTATATTTATTAGCAGTTTCCTCTTGGTGTTTGACCTTTTCCATAACTTTTTTAATAAGTTGTTTATGAAATTTGAGTTCAGCAAGGAGAAGCAAAGAAAGCTCTAGAAGTTCTTCAGAAGCCTTCTGTTCCAGTTGATCTTCAGGTGAAACTGTTGGA from Punica granatum isolate Tunisia-2019 chromosome 2, ASM765513v2, whole genome shotgun sequence includes the following:
- the LOC116194265 gene encoding vacuolar sorting protein 18 isoform X1, which gives rise to MDSSRQVFTVDLLERYAAKGRGVITCMAAGNDVIVIGTSKGWVIRHDFGVGDSYDFDLTVGRTGEHSVHQVFVDPGGSHCIATVTGNGGSETYYIHAKWSKPRVLSKLKGLVVNAVAWNRQQITEVSTKEVILGTDNGQLYEMAVDEKDKREKYIKFLFELTELPEAFMGLQVETASVATGTRYYLMAVTPTRLYSFTGIGSPEAVFARYLDRAVHFMELPGEIPRSELHFFIKQRRAVHFAWLSGAGIYHGGLNFGATHSSPEGDENFVENKALLSYSKLSEGSETLKPSSLSVSEFHFLLLLGNKVKVVNRISEQIIEELQFDLTPESVSRGIIGLCSDASAGLFYAYDQNSIFQVSVNDEGRDMWKVYLDMKDYAAALANCRDPLQRDQVYLVQAEAAFASREFLRAASFYAKINYVLSFEEITLKFISVSEQVDALRTFLLRKLDNLTKDDKCQITMISTWATELYLDKINRLLLEDDTALENRNSDYHSIIREFRAFLSDCKDVLDEATTMKLLESYGRVEELVYFASLKEQYDIVVHHYIQQGEAKKALEVLQKPSVPVDLQYKFAPDLIMLDAYETVESWMATKNLNPRKLIPAMMRYSSEPHAKNETHEVIKYLEFCVHRLHNEDPGIHNLLLSLYAKQEDDSALLRFLQCKFGKGRDNGPEFFYDPKYALRLCLKEKRMRACVHIYSMMSMHEEAVALALQVDPELAMAEADKVEDDEDLRKKLWLMIAKHVIEQEKGVKRENIRKAIAFLKETDGLLKIEDILPFFPDFALIDDFKEAICSSLEDYNKQIEQLKEEMNDATHGADNIRNDISVLAQRYAVIDRDEDCGVCRRKILTVSGEYRTRGYIAAGPMAPFYIFPCGHTFHAQCLIAHVTRCTTESQAEYILDLQKQLTLSGSEARRDQNGSLNEESMTSTATADKLRSQLDDAIASECPFCGDLMIREISLPFITPEEAVQVTSWEIKPHLANQRSLSLPV
- the LOC116194265 gene encoding vacuolar sorting protein 18 isoform X2, with amino-acid sequence MDSSRQVFTVDLLERYAAKGRGVITCMAAGNDVIVIGTSKGWVIRHDFGVGDSYDFDLTVGRTGEHSVHQVFVDPGGSHCIATVTGNGGSETYYIHAKWSKPRVLSKLKGLVVNAVAWNRQQITEVSTKEVILGTDNGQLYEMAVDEKDKREKYIKFLFELTELPEAFMGLQVETASVATGTRYYLMAVTPTRLYSFTGIGSPEAVFARYLDRAVHFMELPGEIPRSELHFFIKQRRAVHFAWLSGAGIYHGGLNFGATHSSPEGDENFVENKALLSYSKLSEGSETLKPSSLSVSEFHFLLLLGNKVKVVNRISEQIIEELQFDLTPESVSRGIIGLCSDASAGLFYAYDQNSIFQVSVNDEGRDMWKVYLDMKDYAAALANCRDPLQRDQVYLVQAEAAFASREFLRAASFYAKINYVLSFEEITLKFISVSEQDALRTFLLRKLDNLTKDDKCQITMISTWATELYLDKINRLLLEDDTALENRNSDYHSIIREFRAFLSDCKDVLDEATTMKLLESYGRVEELVYFASLKEQYDIVVHHYIQQGEAKKALEVLQKPSVPVDLQYKFAPDLIMLDAYETVESWMATKNLNPRKLIPAMMRYSSEPHAKNETHEVIKYLEFCVHRLHNEDPGIHNLLLSLYAKQEDDSALLRFLQCKFGKGRDNGPEFFYDPKYALRLCLKEKRMRACVHIYSMMSMHEEAVALALQVDPELAMAEADKVEDDEDLRKKLWLMIAKHVIEQEKGVKRENIRKAIAFLKETDGLLKIEDILPFFPDFALIDDFKEAICSSLEDYNKQIEQLKEEMNDATHGADNIRNDISVLAQRYAVIDRDEDCGVCRRKILTVSGEYRTRGYIAAGPMAPFYIFPCGHTFHAQCLIAHVTRCTTESQAEYILDLQKQLTLSGSEARRDQNGSLNEESMTSTATADKLRSQLDDAIASECPFCGDLMIREISLPFITPEEAVQVTSWEIKPHLANQRSLSLPV